A window of Roseobacter fucihabitans genomic DNA:
GACGACGTCTCCCAACAAGGTCATGGGTGCGGGTTCGGACAGGTCCACAACCACCTCCAACCCTTTCTGCACGCCAAGCGATTGCAATTGGTGCCCCATCTGACCGACCAGATCGCGCAGCCGAAAGTGCACCGGATTGCCGCGGTTGGCGCTGTCTTCACTGCTTGCGAAGGTGAGGATGTCGTTGGTGATATCAAGCAGGTCCCGCGCTGACTCCAACGCGGTGCGGGTCCGTTTTTTGCACTCCCTATCTGATCGGAAGTGCCCCCGCCGTTGAAGCAGCGATTGGCTTAATTGCCACCCGTCCAGACGCCGCGCAGCCTCTTCTCGTGGCGACATATGTCAGCCACAGTATCAAGCGCGGCTTGATGAATGGCCGCGTTTTGGCTGCGTCCTTTGACAATCCGATGTTGCAGGCGCGGATGGCGATCCGCCAGGCTGCATCAGCAAGCCCAATATCCGCACAGCCCGTCGGCCCCGAAATTGTGCTTTTGACAAAAGGCGATGACAATCTACGCGATATTCGGATGTCACCTGCCGACTATTTTCCGGCCCTTCAATAGAACGCATTCGAAATCGCCGCGCGCAAACCGTTGATTTGCAAACGTTCGATTTACCGCAATCAGAATAAAAAAATAAACCTTTTTAAAATACTTTCTGAGGTAATCCGGATCCGATTAGTGATGATGGAGCGACTCGCAATGGAAAATCAGAATACACTTCAGCAAACGACAAATCGATTTGCTCTATCCAATATCAACACCAAACCCAAAGTATTGCTCAGTGTTGCTGTGCCCTTGGTCATGGCGCTTGTTATTGGTGCGGTCGCCTTGGTGAACCTCGCACGTTTGGATCGAACCCAAGGCTGGGTGGACCATACGCAGCGTGTTTTAAAATCGGCTACAGTGATTGTTGGCTACGCGCTGGACATGGAAACAGGCCTGCGCGGCTATCTGCTCGCCGGTGAGGAGCAGTTCCTTGATCCCTACAGGAATGGAGAAACGGCGGCTTTTTCCGATCTCGCCAAACTGCGCGAAACCGTAAGTGACAACCCGCCACAGGTCGCACGCCTGCAAGAGGCCGAGGATATCCTGCGCGATTGGCAGATTAAGGTGGCGGAGCCCGAAATCGAACTGCGCCGTGTCATCGGGGACGCGCCAACAATGAACGATATGGCTGCCGTAGTCCAACAAGGGCGTGGGAAGGCCTATTTTGACAAGTTCCGTGGTCTTGTTGCGACCTTCATTCAAAATGAACAAACGCTTCTCGAAGAACGCAAGGAACGCTTCTCCGTGCTTTTGTCGAACGGGGTCGCAACGGATGCGGCAATCCGGGATGCGTTGAATTGGGTTCAGCAAACCAACGCCGTGATCATCACTGCAAAGGATATTCTGGCGTCGGCAGTAGATATGGAGACCGGTATGCGCGGGTTTCTTGTTGCAGGGGATGAGGTCTTCCTTGAGCCCTACAACGCTGGCACTGCGGCATTTCAACAGCTTATTGCTGATTTGAGTGAGACAGTAAGCGACAACCCTCCTCAGGTGGCGGTCCTGGCAGAGGCCAAAACGGTCATTGATGAATGGCTTGCGGAAGTCGTCGCGCCAATGCTTGAATTACGCCGTCAGATTGGCGATGCGAAGACAATGGATGACGTCTCGGATCTGGTCCGCGAGTCTCGTGGAAAAGAGTATTTTGACGGCTTCCGTCAGCTGATGTCGGATTTCTCTGCGGAGGAGGATGCCCTGAACGTGATTCGACGGGCTGAGAACGTGCAAACGCAAGCCCTAACTGTGACCTCTATTGTCGCTGTTTTAATCGCCGCACTCGTGATCGGATCTGCTGTCGCTTGGTTTGTAGGTTCAAGCATTGGCAACGCCATCAGTGGGTTGACCAGCCTGATGAAACGATTGGCGGACGGTGACAATAACGTCGAAATCTCCGGTCAAAACCGCGGCGATGAAGTTGGTGAGATGGCGCGGGCGACGGAGGTGTTCAAGCAGAACGCTCTGAAAGTTGCGGCGCTCAACGAAGAGCGCGCGGCGGACGGCAAACGCATGGCCGAAATGGCTGCGGAACGCGAAAAGACTGCTCAGCGCGAGATTGAAATCGCAAAGGAGAAAGAAGAGACGGATCGCAAGGCATCGGCGGAACGAGAAGAGATGATTGCTCAGGTTGGCACATCCTTCGGAAAAGTGTTCGAAGCGGCGATTGTTGGCGAATTTACACAGCGTGTCGAGGCGAAGTTTTCCGATCAGATGTTCAACGAGCTCGCCCAAAACATCAATCAATTGCTCGATGTTGTAGATCAGGGCCTGTCCGATACTGGCAAGGTGTTGGAGCGCGTTGCGGCTGGGGATCTATCGAAGCCGATGGAAGGTGAGTTTCACGGTGCCTTCAGCCGTCTTCAAACCGATGCCAATAGCATGATGGAAGCTCTTAAGTCTTTGATTGGTGAAATTTCGGCAAGTGGTTTCACACTATCCTCGTCTTCTGCGGAAATGCGGGACACGGCCACGAATTTGTCGCGTCAGGCTGAACAAAACGCGGCATCGCTTGAAGAGACGTCGGCGGCGCTCGAAGAGCTGACAGCAAGCATTAAGCACGTGAGTGCAAATGTTGAAGATGCAAGCAATAATGCCCGTCTGGCACGCGATACCGCGCAATCGAGTGAACAGGTCGCTGCCGATGCAGCCGCCTCGATGGAACGCATTGCGGAGGCTTCAAAAGAAATTGCCCGAGTGGTTGGTGTGATCAATGACATTGCCTTCCAGATAAATTTGCTCGCTCTGAATGCGGGTGTTGAGGCTGCAAGAGCTGGTGACGCCGGGCGTGGCTTCTCAGTGGTCGCGTCGGAAGTGCGTCAACTGGCGCAACGCGCAAGCGAAGCCGCAAAAGAGATTGATACCGTTATCACAAAGAGTGATGATGCTGTGTCTGAAGGCGTCACAAAAGTTACCAATGCGCGTTCATCTCTTGAAGAAATTGCTGAGAGCGTCGTCAAGATTTCGGCTGGAGTTGATGAGGTTTCTTCTGCCATAAAGGAGCAAGCCAGTGGCATTAGTGAAATTACGTCTGCTGTTGGCCAAATCGACCAGAACACTCAGAAACAAGCTGCTTCCTTCGAAGAAGTTACCGCAGCCAGCAGCTTGCTAGCAAGTGAGGCTGAAAGCTTGAAGCAATCTACCGACCGTTTTCGCACAGGAAATAGCAAGGAAATCGTGTCCAGTAACCCACCATCCCTCGAAGTGCGCGAACGGCTTACAGAGCTAAAAGCGGTTGGCGGAGGCGGTTAGAAAGACCGCTGACCCCAACAGTGAGTTTGTCTTCATGAAGAGCAATTTAGACCTGCCGTACCTGCTTTCGTTTGTTGTGAGGTCGGTATCGCAAGGGTCGTCGTGACGGTTGCTCACGTCATGGTCTCCAAGCTCATTGATGCGGCCTTCCGTTCAAAAGCGACAGAGATTTTCTATGCCGGTGCTGACTATCGCTGTCGTGGATTATAAAACCCGTGTGTGGATGTTCCTTTCAATGCAAGACGTTTTTCAGATTGTTTGGAACAAGTGATCAGTGAAGTCGTGTGGCCTTTCTCCCTTTGCCGAAGTGTCGCGCAGTTCCGGTGCAGCCAGCGTCGAAAATCTGCTCAGAACGGTGTCACGCTTGGAAACTGTTTGTGCAGTCGGCTTGGATCAGACGATCCTGGCGGATGTGCATCCTGATATTATTGAACGGTTTTGGTTGTGGGCGGGCACAGAGGATGCGTGGGGCATGCGACGACATCCGGATGAGACGCGATATGCGTTGCTATGCTGTTTTCTTATTCCCCGCGCAGCAGAGTTGAGCGCGCGAGGCCGCAAACGCTGCAGGATTTCCAGAAGGACATGGAACGCGTTCTGGCCGAAGCCGCCTCGGGGAACTTTTCCAACCGGATGTCGGAAGATATGGAAGACGCCAGCCTTGCCGAATTGGCGCGCGTGATCAACAAGCTTCAGCAAGCCACAGAGTCCAATATCACGGATATTGTCGCCAGCATCGGCGAATTGGCGCACGGCAATCTCGGAGTGCGGATCGAAGAGGAGCGCCAGGGGGGCTTTCCAGCGCATGCAACAGGACTTCAACGGCGCGCTAACGACATTGTCCCAAACAATGGCGCAGATCATGCAAAGTGGTTTCTGCGACGTCTGCAGAGTTGGAGACATCTTCAGTTGGCATGGCAAAACGTGGCGAAGACAGCGCCGCAGCAGTCGAACAGACTTCGGCAGCCGCTGAACAGATTACGGCCAGCATCCGTCAGGTCGTTGCCAATGCAAAGAGCGCAAATGAAACCACCCGTAAAGTACGCGAAAGCGCCGACAAGACACGCGAAGTATCCAACAAGACTTAGATTCAATCAACGCAATGACAGAAGCCTCCGCCCAGATCAACCATGTGGTAAAGGTGATCAAAGACATCGCGTTCCAGATCAATCTTCTGGCTCTCAATGCAGGGGTAGAAGCAGCGTGGGCCGGTGAAGCCGGCAGAGGCATTTCGGTAGTCGCCTCTGAGGTGCGCGCTCTTGCGCAACGTTCCCAGGAAGCTGTGCAGGAAATCCGTCAGGTTATTGATCAGAACAACCAGAGTGTCGAGGCTGGTGTTGAGCAGATTGGATTGTCCCGAGAAGCACTCGAAGGCCTCATCGCCGAGGTTGAGGTCGCTTCAGGACAAATCTCCGATATCGCGACGGCAGCCGAACAGCAATCGGTCGAGATTGACGAGGTCAATACGGCTATCAGATCCATCGATTCAACGTCTCAAACAAATGCTGCGACGCTTGAAGAAATGACAGCTTCCACCGTGGTATTGAACGAAGATGCAAAAACCTTGGCTGAAGCACTCAGCCAGTTTTATGGTGTCGCCCAGGGAGAGAAGGCAGCAGCCCCGTCAAAGACGGTCTTGCTTGATCGCGGAAATCGAGACAGTTCTGCAGCGCAGTTGAAGAAAGCTGTTTCTGCCGGTGGTGGTGGGACGGTCGACGAAGGCTGGGCAGAATTCTGATCAAATAAGATGCGTGGGTGAGCCTTCTTCCAAGGTGTACTTAAAACTGGTTTTTGAAGGTGGCTGATAAACGTGATGACTGGAACAGTAGAGCCGCAGGGGTAGAACTCTTGACCTCCCGGGTGGGAGTAGAAGACTATACGCTTGATATCTCGACAAAACGGAAAGTCTGGGGATGGGCCACACCCTCTCCTGACTTGGTAGTTAGCTTGATTAACATTCGAGGCGCCGTCCTGCCCCTAGTTGATTTCGCCGGACGTTTGGAGCTGCCGGTGCCGGACGCATGTGATCGTAGTGTCACATTTGTCGTTGAGGTCGCGTAACCGCAGGTAGAACCGATCGTCGATGCGGTTTCAGAAATTATCCTGCCCTCCGCGGATGACATGCAGCCGCCTGAGATAGCCTTCAGAACATATCAGGCCTACGTTCAATCCTTGACAATTTTTGGCGACAGAATGGTGCGTAGTCTTGACTTGTCATTTTTGTTTCCCGCCTTGGCTGAACCAGCACCACGGTTGGCTATATGATGAGATGCTAAAATACGCTCGACCGCTAGTACGCCCTTTGACCTATAGCCCATTGTCGACTTTTGTGGTCGACGATCACGGCTTTGCGTAAAGTACTAAAGATGTTCATTCTTGCCGGTTTTTCGGATATCCACCCATTCAGTATGAACAAAAGAGTTGCCGGGGATGCAGCGGCTATGACCTTGCTGCGACAACGTTTCCCGACTTCTTGCGTGTTTTGACGAGAGATAAGGATTGGCTCGTATTGGCACTTACGGTGTTCAGTTGTGGTGCGCTGCTCAAGTGCGGGCACGCCATTATAGCTGGTCGATCAACCTGACGAGGTGGGTCAACAGTCTTTGCATCGATTTGCACTGTTGCAGTCACCGCTGACGTCGAGTTACAGGTTTGATCTTAAGCATATCTTTGGAGATCACTGATATCTATCTCATAGTGTTTGGTGAGTAGAAAGTCGTGAACAGTGAACCCCAGCCTCAATGCCAAAAACAACAAGCTTGGCTGCCAGCATTGCTCTTCGAGGGTAGGTTCCGCGTTCAAGGAAGAGATCACCATGGCGTTTCAGCCGATATTTGATCTTCAAACCGGCGCTGTGTTTGCCCAGGAAGCGTTAGTGCGCGGCAAGGATGGAAGGGGGGCAGGTGAAATCTTTTCCCACGTCACTGACCACAACCGCTACCAGTTTGATCAAAGATGCCGCACGACCGCAATTGAAGTCGCGACGGAGGCGGGATTGCAGGGTGCGCTATCTATTAATTTCATGCCGAATGCTGTTTATGAGCCGCGCCACTGTATTACTCACACGCTTTGGGCCGCAGACAAATGCAACTTTGACATCGGCAACCTCATTTTTGAATTCACGGAATGCGAGCCGATGCGCGACATTCAGCATATCAAGAACATCGTTGCCACTTACAAACAATTCGGTTTCCGTACGGCGATAGATGATTTTGGGGCTGGATATGCTGGGCTGACTTTGCTGGCCGATGTCATTCCCGATCTGATCAAGCTTGATCGAGGCCTCGTCACAAACATCGACAAAGATCCGGGTCGCCAATCAATTGTGGCCAGCATAACTGCCCTTTGCGGCGATCTCGGGATCGAGGTTATTGCAGAGGGTATCGAAACCGCTGATGAATTTGCGCAGCTTCGCGACCTCGGCATCCAGTATATTCAGGGTTATTATCTGGCAAGGCCCCAGTTTGAACAGCTGCAGACGGAACCGAATATTCCTTTCCTGGCACTCAAAGCGGAAACAGATCCGACGCATGAGATTTTGCGATAACGCAAGCGGTGAAGAACGGGCTTTCCACTTGCAGACATGCACACCCGAACGCCTCAAAGTAGAGAGGGTAAGCGTCCCGACGTTTTCTGATCTTCAAGCGAGCATCCGTTTCCGTCAGAGTATATGCTGCCTCCCACGGCCGGTTTAGCCTGAAACTGTAGATGTTCCCGTTCCGGTCGCGCAAGCCGGACGATAACGCTACTTTTACGCGGTGAACCCGAACCGTTATTTCATCATCGCGATGACTAGGGTTTCCACGGAACGTTTTTTCGGCGTCTGGTTGCTCCTGCGAAAGGGTTGATGAAAATCATCGTCAAAACGTCGTAATCTCCGCGCAGCAGGATGCGGAACGGTGGTATTTTGCACACCCACGGTCAAAGGGATAGCGCGATACGGCCTTGGAACAAAATGCGATAACCTAGAGGGATGCGGTGATACCACCATCAACAAATACTGTCGTTCCATTCACAAAAGACGAGGCGGCCGAGGCGAGAAAGATGCAGGTCCCGACCAGCTCATTCACGTTACCCCAACGACCAGCAGGCGTGCGCTTCTCTAGCCAGGCCGAAAATTCCGGGTCCGCCACGAGGGCCGCATTCAGGGGCGTATCAAAATACCCAGGTGCCAAACCATTGCATTGCAACCCATATTTGGCCCAATCGGTCGCCATGCCTTTGGTCAGATTTGCAACCGCCCCCTTGGTCATGGTGTAGGGCGCGATGCCAGGGCGCGCCAAAGCCGTTTGTACGGAGGCGATATTGATAATCTTGCCCTGCCCGCGTTTGATCATATGGCGCGCGCAGGCCTGGCCGACATGAAAAACACTCGCGATATTGGTCTGCATCAGCCGCTCGAAAGCGTCGGCCGGGAAATCTTCGAGCGGGGTGCGGTGCTGCATGCCTGCGTTGTTCACCAGAATGTCGATGGCCCCTGTCTCAGCCTCAAACCCATCCACGGCCGCGCGCACGGCGTCATGATCCGTGGCGTCGAAAGGCAATACATGTGTCGTGCCCTCAAATTGGGCCTGCGCCGCATTAAGCTTGGCCGTATCGCGCCCGTTCAACACGATCTCGGCACCGGCCGCCTGCAAACCCTTGGCCAGGGCAAAGCCGATCCCTTGCGAAGATCCCGTGATTAGGGCGCGACGCCCGTTCAGATCGAAAAGGCTCAGGCTCATGGGATCTCTCTTTGCGCTCGACGTTAATTTTAATGAAGTTTATGTTAACGATAACAAGCCTTGTCAAGCGAAGCGGTCTTGCCGAAGCGATGCCGCCGATACAAATCAAAAGCCCCGAAGAGGATCCAAAATGAAATCCCTCGTTATTCATGCGCCCCTTGATTTACGGATCGAGGATGCAAATGTGACCGATCCCGGCCCTGGCGAGGTCCAGATCGCGATTGCGGCAGGAGGCATATGCGGCTCTGATCTGCATTACTATCAGCACGGTGGTATCGGCACGATCCGCCTGAGAGAGCCCATGATCCTGGGGCATGAGGTGTCGGGGCATATCACCGCCCTCGGAGACGGTGTCACAAACCTCAAACTCGGGCAGCTTGTCGCTGTATCGCCCTCTCGGCCCTGTCACGCTTGCGTTTATTGCCATGAGGGCAAGCTCAACCACTGCCTGAACATGCGGTTTTACGGCTCCGCGATGCCTTTTCCGCACATTCAGGGGGCGTTTCGCGAAATGCTGGTGGCGGATCAGACGCAATGCGCGCCCGCGGACGGTTTGACGCCGGGGGAGGCCGCGATGGCCGAACCGCTTGCGGTTTGCCTGCACGGCGTACATCAGGCGGGCGATATTTTGGGTAAACGGGTACTGGTGACGGGCTGCGGGCCGATCGGGCTTTTGTGCATTCTGGCGGCGCGACGGGCCGGAGCGGCGGAAATCGTAGCGACTGATCTGACCGATTTTACCTTGCAGATGGCACGCGAAAACGGTGCCGATAGGGTGATCAATGCGCGCGAAGACCCGGAAGG
This region includes:
- a CDS encoding CHASE3 domain-containing protein, translating into MENQNTLQQTTNRFALSNINTKPKVLLSVAVPLVMALVIGAVALVNLARLDRTQGWVDHTQRVLKSATVIVGYALDMETGLRGYLLAGEEQFLDPYRNGETAAFSDLAKLRETVSDNPPQVARLQEAEDILRDWQIKVAEPEIELRRVIGDAPTMNDMAAVVQQGRGKAYFDKFRGLVATFIQNEQTLLEERKERFSVLLSNGVATDAAIRDALNWVQQTNAVIITAKDILASAVDMETGMRGFLVAGDEVFLEPYNAGTAAFQQLIADLSETVSDNPPQVAVLAEAKTVIDEWLAEVVAPMLELRRQIGDAKTMDDVSDLVRESRGKEYFDGFRQLMSDFSAEEDALNVIRRAENVQTQALTVTSIVAVLIAALVIGSAVAWFVGSSIGNAISGLTSLMKRLADGDNNVEISGQNRGDEVGEMARATEVFKQNALKVAALNEERAADGKRMAEMAAEREKTAQREIEIAKEKEETDRKASAEREEMIAQVGTSFGKVFEAAIVGEFTQRVEAKFSDQMFNELAQNINQLLDVVDQGLSDTGKVLERVAAGDLSKPMEGEFHGAFSRLQTDANSMMEALKSLIGEISASGFTLSSSSAEMRDTATNLSRQAEQNAASLEETSAALEELTASIKHVSANVEDASNNARLARDTAQSSEQVAADAAASMERIAEASKEIARVVGVINDIAFQINLLALNAGVEAARAGDAGRGFSVVASEVRQLAQRASEAAKEIDTVITKSDDAVSEGVTKVTNARSSLEEIAESVVKISAGVDEVSSAIKEQASGISEITSAVGQIDQNTQKQAASFEEVTAASSLLASEAESLKQSTDRFRTGNSKEIVSSNPPSLEVRERLTELKAVGGGG
- a CDS encoding methyl-accepting chemotaxis protein; this translates as MTEASAQINHVVKVIKDIAFQINLLALNAGVEAAWAGEAGRGISVVASEVRALAQRSQEAVQEIRQVIDQNNQSVEAGVEQIGLSREALEGLIAEVEVASGQISDIATAAEQQSVEIDEVNTAIRSIDSTSQTNAATLEEMTASTVVLNEDAKTLAEALSQFYGVAQGEKAAAPSKTVLLDRGNRDSSAAQLKKAVSAGGGGTVDEGWAEF
- a CDS encoding chemotaxis protein CheW, which codes for MADKRDDWNSRAAGVELLTSRVGVEDYTLDISTKRKVWGWATPSPDLVVSLINIRGAVLPLVDFAGRLELPVPDACDRSVTFVVEVA
- a CDS encoding EAL domain-containing protein, coding for MNPSLNAKNNKLGCQHCSSRVGSAFKEEITMAFQPIFDLQTGAVFAQEALVRGKDGRGAGEIFSHVTDHNRYQFDQRCRTTAIEVATEAGLQGALSINFMPNAVYEPRHCITHTLWAADKCNFDIGNLIFEFTECEPMRDIQHIKNIVATYKQFGFRTAIDDFGAGYAGLTLLADVIPDLIKLDRGLVTNIDKDPGRQSIVASITALCGDLGIEVIAEGIETADEFAQLRDLGIQYIQGYYLARPQFEQLQTEPNIPFLALKAETDPTHEILR
- a CDS encoding SDR family oxidoreductase codes for the protein MSLSLFDLNGRRALITGSSQGIGFALAKGLQAAGAEIVLNGRDTAKLNAAQAQFEGTTHVLPFDATDHDAVRAAVDGFEAETGAIDILVNNAGMQHRTPLEDFPADAFERLMQTNIASVFHVGQACARHMIKRGQGKIINIASVQTALARPGIAPYTMTKGAVANLTKGMATDWAKYGLQCNGLAPGYFDTPLNAALVADPEFSAWLEKRTPAGRWGNVNELVGTCIFLASAASSFVNGTTVFVDGGITASL
- a CDS encoding L-idonate 5-dehydrogenase; amino-acid sequence: MKSLVIHAPLDLRIEDANVTDPGPGEVQIAIAAGGICGSDLHYYQHGGIGTIRLREPMILGHEVSGHITALGDGVTNLKLGQLVAVSPSRPCHACVYCHEGKLNHCLNMRFYGSAMPFPHIQGAFREMLVADQTQCAPADGLTPGEAAMAEPLAVCLHGVHQAGDILGKRVLVTGCGPIGLLCILAARRAGAAEIVATDLTDFTLQMARENGADRVINAREDPEGLKPYETGKGTFDVLFECTGAAPALAAGIAALRPRGIIVQLGLGGDMQLPVQAITAKELQLRGSFRFHEEFFTGIALMRKGLIDVKPLITHTLDLKDAVKAFEVAADRTQAMKAQIAFS